AACACTGTGTTTGGACTTTtaagctgtgtgttttctgtgacttGAATTTTGCCTTGAATCTAACACCAAACTTTCtgatttacatttctgtcatgttttgtctttctgcATTCCCTCATCTATGCTCCAAGTGTTCTATCTATAAATATGCATCCTTCCCTGCTGCCTAACTGATGAATTACTTTCACAAAAGCAGACACTCATCAATTAGTCATTAAGAATAATTAAGAATCCTTCCAGGGGATGGTCTTGGATGTTTAAACAGATCTgattatttaatttcacttggtttttgcttttttctattGTCAAATCCAGCTCCTATCAATTGAAGCCTGCAGTATCAGAAGACATCCACAAGGGGGAGCTGCTCAACTGTTAGTCACAACAACTGGGAGTAAACAGTATTGGCCTGCTAATTAGTTGTACTATTTCCTATGGATCGCTTTTACCCTGAGATCTATAGCAGCCTCAAATGGTTTAAAATGAGCGCCGAGTGTTCGGGGACGTCCAGTATGATAAACATGGTGCTGTGTAAGTCAAAGTCTAGTCGATATACAGACAGGAAACTGCTGCGAAGCCCTTTGAGAAAACCACTTAAGTGCAATTTAAAGGTACTTAGCTTAGTCTTTCCATTTTGTGTTAATCTATACTTCTAATCCTTCACATTTGAAGGCACCGTGTGTGAAGAATTTATAAACTTCACTCAAGTGATGAAGCAGTTCCACGGTGTAAACAATACCCCATTAAAGTAGCAATTTATAATAATATCATTGATATCTAAGTAATTAAATTAACTAAACATTAGTAAATGGCACTCAACtatcaataaataatgaaatgctttatacaTGATTGATTGGGCAGTTGTAAAGGTTTTTAAACAGGTAATATAAACATCAGTTGTAACTAACAGTATTCATAGATGAACTACTAACAGCTGGTACAGGTACTAACAAACATTTTGCAACTTCGCAGTTAACAATTACTTAATACATTGGtaaaagaaaattgaaattCTGTATAAACAGTGAAATCACATTGACTAATGTCTAAATAACATGTTATTCATAAGAACCACCAGCCAAATAAAGTCAAAAGTAAGAAAAGTAAGAGTAGCCATGATGCAGAATGCAGAATTTGGAGTTCTACATATTTATCTAGATTAGATTATCATAATGGCATTGTTAACTGTTTAGTGGTTTGATCTAAAGAAAGTGCAATAGTTACTCTATACTCATTTTGTATAGAAAAAATTTAGttgcagagtgaaaaaaaaagtgaaattctTCCCTCTGAAGTGCCGTGTAGTGCAAGTATACAGTATCATAAAATGGCAATACGAAAGGAGAGTTGAAGTACCTCAAAATGGGAACTTTCTACCATTGTGGATACAATTATAGTGTACAGCCACAGATATTTTGGATATTTAGAGTTAGAACAGCTCACTTTAATGGTGCActtatttttaatcagaagagcaAGACATTCAATTGTAATGCCTAATCAAACTACATCAACAAACCCTTGTTATGAATAAACAATGcgaccttaaagggcaacacaatttcagactgtttttctttgtttacatgcggcggaccctgccacctttctagcttcaaacagcgttctggtgaccttattttcctctgagaacagcttgttattcacttatggaagttattttttattataaccTCATTCCTAATGTAAATCCtgagtttgaatgtcttctccaaaactacgaTACATAAGGTTATATCATTGTCAACAGGTCTTTGCTTTTATTCAACATCACCAGCTaagaaagttgtttttatttcaagccTGAGACTTTCAACTTTAACACCAGCATAATCTGTTGCAGCAAGCCCATTCCAGTGGACTGATATGGAAAGTGctactttaaaaagaaaatgggtCAGCAGCGATAAGAGATGTTCGGCTGCAGGGAGGGCAGCCCTGGTACAGTCCGTCCCCGGCAGTGTTTGGGCTCCTGCTGTATAATTGATCAGACCGCTGGGTGTGAATGGCCGCTCCCTCGCAGCCAATGGCTGAGCACCGGATGCGAGATATCCGCTGCAACAACAAGCGCTCTGTTCCCCCTTCAGCTTGACGCCATTTACAGCCCAAATCCCGACCTCCCCTCCggaaagagcaaaaaaaaaaaaaaaaaaaaacacacacacgagagaaAAAAGTACTTGCAAACCCCTCAGAGCCTTGCGGATAAAACACACCGATTTAAAAGTACTTCTGAGCCGGACTTTTTCTCCGTCTTTCCCCCCTCCTCGCTGCAGCACCGGAGGAAGTTTTGCGCTCCGCCGGTCACCGACTGAACTTCTCGCCTGGTTTAATGCCTCGTGCTCTGGCGCAAAAAAACACGGGATTTACGTCTTAGCGCcgctttcttgttttttttttttttttttttttttcttcgcaaAAGTGCGCTGCGGTTCggagaccttttttttcctcaatggACTTTCTACCGACGTTTTCCCAGACTGAGTCGCCGCTGTAGGGGGAGTAAAACTCTGCTCAAACTGGATTTATATCACCTAGACGGGGGCTAAAGTGTCGAAAACACGGTACGTGGAGCACACACCGGAGCGGAGGGGGCTTGTGTGTTTATCATAGCATTTATAGCCCTCTTTCTCACTCTTGCTTTGGCACAAATGTACTGTTAATGTCTTAGTAGAAGAAGCTGTGCACTTTTGAGCTTCTTAATTTTGGTTATTGCTTATTCAAAAGCACAATTTTCACTTGAAATTGAGCTTACGCCTCTGTTTAGGCCGAGTCTAATGTCTAATTTATTAGGAATTAGTCGTGTCCAAGTTGGCACATGGGTTCAAATTTACATTCATAGACCATAATGTGTGCTTTTATgacgcagtttttttttaaccccctgaaaatatgtgtatttgcATTATCAATTGTTTAACACAGTGGAAAATATTCTTATCAGTCTTCCATCAGAAACAATATGACTCATGTAGGTTTCTATAGTTGACTCAAAATGCTGAGTACAGTTCTTACTGCAGCCTTGTcaatttttccattttacatctttaaaggggcacaatGTACTTTCACAAAAGTTTTTATtcttacaatattaatgaggtcaaatatttattattttttttcccccccataactgaataaacaagctgttttcagaggaaaataagccaaaagctagaaatgtggtggggtccgccaaatacaaacaaagcaaaacagtatgaaattgtgttgtccttgacGGTCGGTCTGTTTATCCAGTAAAGAACATGAGGAGAGTTTGTGTAGGCGGTCAAtggagatctttctcttctgattaaaactgtGCCCACAGaaaccacatagtgcacctttaacctgTCACTTTTAAAAGCTGCTGCCATCACTTTGCTCCAGGTTGCTTCCAGCCCCCTGCCCCGCACttcaccccccccacccaccatGGCCAACATGGCTCGCACACCTCCACCCCCCACCAACAGGTTAAAAATCTGAGCGTGCCTGCAAGCCCTCTTcatttgaagccaaaaaaacccctcaTAAAGAAACCCTCATGCATACTCACAGAGAGGCGCACTCCCACCCCCCACCGCCCTTGAACGCATCACTTGCACTCCACATGGACTCTTTCATGCtccaaacttttctttttttttatcttgtcaCTCATCTTCTTTTCAGGGGTGtcacaatgtaaaaatgtgttagAATGGGGAAGGTGGCTGCGAGCCATTTGTCatgcaacaaacaaaaggccTTTTCCTGTATTGTCATTgaaaaggtgggggggggggctcgcAACCCCAAAGACTGCATTTGAAAGCTAATTAGCACAAGGAAGGAGAATTAAGGCCAGCACTGTCAGTTTCTTCACTTTGGTGTGTTGCGTTGGTGAAAACAAGGCCATGTGTTTGATTATGTTAGATTACAGTGACAGtgcaacattttaatgttacTCTGTCTAAATGAGTCAGATTACAACTGATCTGGAGTGTTGTTTAGTTCCCTCTTTAATTTCTCAAGATATTCCATAGAGAAAGTTGTAACTACGTTTGCTATGTTTGATACAGTGTTATTATATTACATAAGTTCAAGCACATGGCCATTattgttgaaatgaaaagtcattttcagtATCGATTTAATCTGGGTTAGGCTacggctgcaactaacaattactCTGATTATCAGTTGAGCTGGCAATTATTTGTTCGCGCAATCgtctttaaaatttaaaaaaaaatagagacatGTCTGTTAGAAGTCCCCACAGTCCAAGTTGAGGTGATGTTTTGGGTGATCAGCAATCGGAAGTCAAATAATTTATCTTTAATTAGTGaaaagcatcaaaatctctTGTTTGAGGAACAAGAACCGGCAAAAGAagtgcaaggaaaaaaaaagttttaggGCATAAAAGTAGTTTGTGACTCTAGCCATTAAATTACTTATTACTTGTTGCACCTCAACTTcagtttttgtctcatttcatcgttttgtttgtttgtgcgttATTCATAAGCTTGCTTTCCTAAGCCTtttattatataaaatgtaatttatcgTTTATTTGTTGCATATTGGTCTGCGGAAAATGTCAACTTGGGCTTTCAAAAGTTGTTACAGATATATTTatcctctttttaaaaataaaagtctaactttaaacaacaaaaatacttttttgggacattttggtCACAAGAAGGTCAAGACTTtcttgattttttatttatttatttattttttatttatttttttcctgatacGGGTCTACAGATGATAAGCAACAAATAAGCAACAAATAAGTGTATTTTTCAAAGCTTCAAGCCCAGGTTGTTGTCTTCCGTTGACCAACATCCCAGAATATGTAGATGTAAAGTTTTCATGAAAGGCAAAAAGTACCTAAATATATTCATTTGATGAGCCCAACCAATGAAATTTtatcaataatcatcagtataGCTGCAGATTAATTCTTTATTAAGTATTTTGGGGCACTTTTGTTGCAGACAGTGTCGAGACAACAGGAAATGAGTGAGAGAGATGCAACAAAGATCAGAACTTCATTGTCGTTCATAGTTGTTAAATCAAACTGCAGGGTCTTATTGGTTTTCAGcatatttgcttattttttccCGTTTAGGTTAGTCATTGTTGTGACATAGGTAGCTAGAAACAGGAAGTTTGCGCAAACTATTGTCAGTGACGCATCTAAATTGAATAAACATATCAGTTCTTGAACATGAAGCCTACATCTGGAGCTTAGGACTTCAGttatcatctgttttttctAGTGGCCTCAGATGTTGTTTATAGCTTCTATAGGTTTGCTTTTGATTGAAAGCAAGAAAAGCTGATTGTAAAGGCCCGACCAAACATTACATCATCCCTGTCACCCAAACTCTGATGTGCTTGTTTTGGCCCTCCATTTCCATAATGGCGCCTGTACAGATATCGGTTATGATTTGCATGGCATCATTTGCATGGCTTGTCACAGACGGCTATAAACTGTCTGTTTCTCGTGCAGGACTTCAGATGTGTCCCATGCCAGCCAGAGCGGCCCTTCAGTCCCGAGATGGATTCCAGAAGTCAGAGCGACAGCGACGGGGGAGGAGGACTCCACGGGAGGTCACCGGCATCGACGGACTCGCAGGACGTGCCGCATGACGAAGGGAGACCGCAACCACGGCCTCCGCAAACCCACGATGCTCCATCAGATCCTGGGTTGACCAACGGGCAGCCGCCTCATACTCCGGCAGTGCTATCTCTGGATCAGATCAGGATAACTGGGAGTAGTAATGAGTATACAGAAGGGCCCACAGTGGCCCAAAGGTCGCCTGCATCTGAGCATCGGCAACAGAAGAGTGACTTGAATACGTCACCCAGTTCAAGGAccagtgagcagcaggagacTCCGGAAGAGAGGCCTAATAATCTCCGCAACCTGCCTTCAGTGATTCAGTatggaaacacagacagttcCAGGGAAGGCGTGCTGCGATCCTCCAGTGCAGAGGACTCCCAGAGCAGCATCAGGACCAGCGTGGGGAGCTCTTCTTCTGGCCAGAGGCTCCTCAGCAGCCCTGCAGGCAGCAACCAGATAATCAGAACCCAGCCGAAACGTGCAGAGCTTAGCACAGAGGAGCTGAAACCCCTGAACAATGAGTCCAGGGCTGTGGTGGCCGTGCCAGGCAGCGGAGGCTCTAAAAATCACCGTATACACTCCAACAAGTGCGAGGACTGCGGTcggtgctgctgctcagagtgcAGTCGCCCGCGGGTGCTTCCTTCCTGCTGGATGTGTGGTCGTCGGTGCATGTGCTCAGCGCACAGCGTGGTGGAGAACGGGACGTGCGTCTGCTGCATCAAGGGGCTTTTCTACCACTGCTCCAGCGACGACGAGGACACGTGCGCCGACAAGCCCTTCTCCTGCACGCAGCCGCACTGCTGCGTGCGCTGGACCACCGTGTCGCTCCTCGCCCTGCTCTTCCCCTGTCTCCTGTGCTACCTCCCAGCTAAAGGATGTGTGGCTGTGTGCCAGTGCTGCTATGACCGAGTCACACGACCCGGCTGTCGGTGTTAAAATGCAGAAGGATGGAGAGACTCCATGTTGACTGAACTGATAGATGTTTTTTGGCCCTGTAGTCGTCTAGTCGAAAGGTTGGATTAGAGAGCTAATGATGCTGTGTGcttgagtttttgtgtttgccaTCGTCATGCCCATCAGATCTGGGCTGGGAAAAAGTGAAATTTTGCCTTAAACTTGTCAAACAGCCTTAGTAGTTGACAGATATTCTGGTAGAGGCACTGGAGGTGCGTCAGCACACCCTGGCATTatgagtttcactttaaaccaAAATAAGCGCTCCACATGTTAAAAGGTATGAATATTCAACTACTGTTTCATTTCTTCACTCAAGTGCCCAGATGTGGTGTTGTTGCTATGAGAGTCCAAATGGATAGcctttttttctaacatttaaTACAACTTATATGCTAAGAACAGACTCCTATTACTAACTGTATGTAAAGTAGTAAATGCAAAGGGTATGTACATtagaaaatgagtttgacagatgttttatttttgtacatataATAATACTTCAACtgtgaaaaagttttttctGCCATACCAGAGGCACCTTGATGAATCCACATTTATATGAATCAGTCAGCCTCATTCACACCATGTTTGTACATTCACTGCAATGTATGTcaatcattttgtcatttacaaAGGAAAAGTCTTATCCCTTCTACTTGTAAATTGTACAGTGACCTTATATGAAAAATTTATTTTCTAATTCCAACATTTGCTTAGtgtaaagttaaaaaaatatatatttatttgaaggtttattattttataatgaaaaatatttattttgagaaAAAGGCATCGTTAATGTGTCACCTCTCGCGGGGCTATTCTGTAGTGGCTGGAGATATCTGAGGTGACGTGTAGGAGTGTCAAAGCTGGATGAATAGTTCACTATGAATTAGAAGACAAATATATTAACGTTTGAAATTAAACAACCTTGAAGTCTGACGGAGCATCTTTCCTGTTGTTTGTCTGTATTGTCTTGTGTACTATttaatttaaaggagcactttgtagttttggagaggaaattgtgtttcatgtgtttacCGTCAATGAAgagctttctcttctgatgCAATGTCTctcccaaaaactacacagtgcacctttaaaccaaaGGCTTGTCATGATCTGAAGGGACCTCTCTGCAGACATGACCAGAACCTTTACAAGTATCAGGTTTTGTCTGGGCTCCCACTCATTTTGAGACGTTTTCCCATGGATTGAGGCCCGACTTAAGCACCATTCTCAGCATCTTTAATTGAACCCCTGCACGAACACCTCGGGCAGCAGAGCTATCATCAACCCCAGCTCTGCCATTTTGTCTCGGCAACGCAATCACTCCACGATGTTTACGGAGATCAAACGAGGAAACGAGGACACATTAATGTTCACCCATTAATGCTCACCCAGGGCCCTCTTAAGGAAAACATCTGGCTGTGGTAAAGCCATGTGTATAGGAATGCGCACATCTGTTTGCATGCGCTCCccccaaaagaaaaaaccctatcttttttatttatcctgTGAATCGAGcacttcaccttttttttctgtgtgcaaaTATGCACTCATGTAAGCCTACTATTACGCCCTGGCCTGGCTTCAAGTTTAATTTCATACACCTTCCTTGGTTCCTGCAGATACCGggccctttttttctcctccatgcttttccctttttttccttcttcttttttttttttttaatcaaaggtTTGTTCAGGAATTCCTTGGGTTTTGAGTGTCCCTGCAGGCGAAACATAAGCCTGAAACATAAGCCCCTGACACTTGTTGACAGCATACGGACGTGTTTGCGGCACGGTATGCATTCAGAGTCGTGATTGACACGCCGAGGCCCAACCTGCGCTCACTTGTTTGTTATTCATCCCCTCGCCTCTGACTGACGGGGGTTTGCTTTACATAATTATCAACTTTCacctattttcttttcttttttctttttttttctttttttttttttacagcagcgtcgggaggcagaggaggtggaaacaTAACGGCAGAATCCCATTAGGGACAGAAAAGGGAGAGCTGATCTGGTGTTTAGTCTTTATTTTTCCAGTCGCAGGCCTCCCCTCTCCCTGCATTGTCTCAGCTGTGAATGAAGAGGGGAAAGGGGtgggtgtggaggaggaggaggaggggggtgggttGTTAGGAAGAGGGACCGCAAAGGGTTAAAAGCATCACTTTGAATGACAAAGACCTAACAGTTTACCCCCGTATTCAGCCCGGCATGCATTCATCCTGTTTTCAATAGTCGGGGGGTCATTTTGGCTCCCCAACGCTCCTCTGGGCTACCTGCTCCTACTTGGTATTCCCATAGGGAGACGGTTGTCTTGttgggagggggggtggggagggcAATCAGTTGGATGTgttgaagacaaaaaaatagtCCTAATCGTTTGAGTATAATGTGCTAATGAGGAAAAAGTCATTCTTGAATTCATCATTTATCTACAGCAAAACTTCAGATCAGTTGTTTGGAAgccattttcagaaaaaaaaagcctaaggGGCCCTCCTCGGATGTTGTCGGGTCATTTCAGTTCCCCTGCGCTGTTTCTCTGGATTGGAAAAGGGTTTCTTGGTGAAGTACGACtctttaagggaaaaaaaagtgtaaccTGATGTTCATGGTGTGCTAAACACTGATCTCAAATCAGTATGTTACCATAATTGAGtgagtttatttaaaatgaattgttcCTACTTGAAGAGGCGCTATGTAGTCTacatacaatattaatgaggtaacaatacaaactcaaagatttattttttccacaagtaaataaaaaagttgctctcagagaaaaataaggtcacAGAACACTTGTTGAGGCTGGAAAGCTGGCtgggtccgccaaatataaagtataaacagtatgaaaccACGTTATGCTTTTAAGGTCACATTGTTTATCCCATTTATTTGGACATAGAGAGTAGGTGAAAAAAGAGCTAATTTTAGCAAAAAACAGCGAATGAAAATGTATCCCCAAAA
This genomic interval from Acanthopagrus latus isolate v.2019 chromosome 24, fAcaLat1.1, whole genome shotgun sequence contains the following:
- the spry2 gene encoding protein sprouty homolog 2, with product MDSRSQSDSDGGGGLHGRSPASTDSQDVPHDEGRPQPRPPQTHDAPSDPGLTNGQPPHTPAVLSLDQIRITGSSNEYTEGPTVAQRSPASEHRQQKSDLNTSPSSRTSEQQETPEERPNNLRNLPSVIQYGNTDSSREGVLRSSSAEDSQSSIRTSVGSSSSGQRLLSSPAGSNQIIRTQPKRAELSTEELKPLNNESRAVVAVPGSGGSKNHRIHSNKCEDCGRCCCSECSRPRVLPSCWMCGRRCMCSAHSVVENGTCVCCIKGLFYHCSSDDEDTCADKPFSCTQPHCCVRWTTVSLLALLFPCLLCYLPAKGCVAVCQCCYDRVTRPGCRC